Proteins encoded together in one Schistocerca americana isolate TAMUIC-IGC-003095 chromosome 8, iqSchAmer2.1, whole genome shotgun sequence window:
- the LOC124545048 gene encoding protein takeout-like, giving the protein MVSPPSSAVSVVLLMAAAAVAAPAQLPAEMKTCKQTDPQYVQCLKIALQDSVPTLVKGVRSLGTQPIDPLKIVALSIAEEKNKPVAVNLDFSDVTVSGVGSFVIDAVEMTPGSYDIKIIAHAASPVTMNGNYKLEGKVLALPIQGMGDCNITVSNTAVELLLKGAPLQQDGTIYLDVKDFKISFTTDRVYLTFNNLFNGDKALGDNMNKFLNDNWEEILKELRPTIEEAFSVAFKDISNNLFHKVPYNDIFPPK; this is encoded by the exons CTGCTGAAATGAAGACGTGCAAGCAGACCGATCCACAGTACGTCCAGTGTCTCAAGATTGCGCTCCAGGACTCTGTACCGACGCTTGTGAAAG GTGTTCGCAGTCTCGGCACGCAGCCTATCGACCCGCTCAAGATTGTGGCGCTCAGCATCGCCGAGGAGAAGAACAAGCCGGTCGCCGTCAACCTCGACTTCTCTGACGTCACCGTCTCCGGCGTCGGCAGCTTCGTCATTGACGCCGTTGA GATGACGCCCGGCAGCTACGACATCAAGATAATCGCGCACGCTGCCTCCCCTGTTACAATGAACGGCAACTACAAACTGGAGGGGAAGGTGCTCGCGCTGCCCATCCAGGGGATGGGCGACTGCAACATCACCGTCT CCAACACCGCAGTGGAGCTCCTGCTGAAGGGCGCACCGCTGCAGCAGGACGGCACCATCTACTTGGACGTTAAAGACTTCAAGATCAGCTTCACCACGGACCGGGTCTACCTCACCTTCAACAACCTCTTCAACGGAGACAAGGCACTCG GAGACAACATGAACAAGTTCCTCAACGACAACTGGGAAGAGATCCTGAAGGAGCTCAGGCCGACAATTGAAGAAGCATTTTCTGTGGCCTTTAAGGACATCTCCAATAACTTATTTCACAAGGTGCCATACAATGACATCTTCCCACCAAAGTGA